From one Lotus japonicus ecotype B-129 chromosome 3, LjGifu_v1.2 genomic stretch:
- the LOC130749157 gene encoding auxin-responsive protein IAA22-like isoform X2, with protein sequence MMDSDPNLNFNFNSNYFEGSYYPNSVLRGSISGNRNNQLYLLIKILEANNSNWNEEEENQLVSWPPIKSWRKKKLHPQHPVGGQIRNERMQANENQSRGSNSLYVKANMEGVPVGRLINFRVFNSYQTLTDMLVSMFIR encoded by the exons ATGATGGATTCGGACCCCaatctcaatttcaatttcaattcaaattatttTGAAGGCTCCTACTATCCT AACTCTGTCTTAAGGGGATCAATAAGTGGAAATAGAAACAATCAATTGTATTTGCTGATCAAAATATTGGAAGCAAACAATAGTAACTG gaatgaagaagaagaaaaccaattGGTGAGCTGGCCACCAATTAAATCATGGAGAAAGAAAAAACTCCATCCTCAGCATCCTGTAGGAGGCCAGATAAGGAATGAGAGGATGCAAGCTAATGAAAATCAAAGCAGAGGATCAAACTCTTTATATGTCAAAGCTAACATGGAAGGTGTACCGGTAGGAAGGCTAATCAATTTCAGGGTTTTCAACTCTTATCAGACTCTTACAGACATGTTGGTTAGCATGTTCATTAGAT GA
- the LOC130749157 gene encoding auxin-responsive protein IAA22-like isoform X1, producing MMDSDPNLNFNFNSNYFEGSYYPNSVLRGSISGNRNNQLYLLIKILEANNSNWNEEEENQLVSWPPIKSWRKKKLHPQHPVGGQIRNERMQANENQSRGSNSLYVKANMEGVPVGRLINFRVFNSYQTLTDMLVSMFIRCMIRNIYRCVAQQYNLINFSLYFYSKVSCQVSNV from the exons ATGATGGATTCGGACCCCaatctcaatttcaatttcaattcaaattatttTGAAGGCTCCTACTATCCT AACTCTGTCTTAAGGGGATCAATAAGTGGAAATAGAAACAATCAATTGTATTTGCTGATCAAAATATTGGAAGCAAACAATAGTAACTG gaatgaagaagaagaaaaccaattGGTGAGCTGGCCACCAATTAAATCATGGAGAAAGAAAAAACTCCATCCTCAGCATCCTGTAGGAGGCCAGATAAGGAATGAGAGGATGCAAGCTAATGAAAATCAAAGCAGAGGATCAAACTCTTTATATGTCAAAGCTAACATGGAAGGTGTACCGGTAGGAAGGCTAATCAATTTCAGGGTTTTCAACTCTTATCAGACTCTTACAGACATGTTGGTTAGCATGTTCATTAGAT GTATGATAAGAAATATTTACAGATGTGTAGCTCAACAATATAATCTAATAAACTTCTCTTTGTACTTTTATAGCAAGGTTAGCTGTCAAGTCTCAAATGTCTGA
- the LOC130748871 gene encoding cyprosin-like isoform X1, with translation MMHYQLHITQMGSKYSFVVALLLFIFHPVVLSGPTNGMIRIGLKKNKLDQSNVLSRRHIESGGFYQDSFDDTSIIRLTNYMDAQYFGEIGIGNPPQKFTVIFDTGSSNLWVPSSKCYFSVACYLHSRYKSSQSSTYNENGTSAEIHYGTGQISGFFSQDHVQLGDMIVQNQDFIEATREPSITFLAAKFDGILGLGFQEISVQSAAPVWYNMLNQQLLAQPLFSFWLNRDTDGEEGGEIVFGGVDSDHYKGEHTYVPVTQKGYWQFEMGDVLIDGETTGLCAAGCSAIADSGTSLLAGPTSVIAQINNAIGAAGVVSQECKAVVAQYGKTILDKMVNEALPQQICSQIGLCSFDGAQGVSNDIQSVVYKNKENNISDGLNDAGCTACEMAVVWMKNRLRLNETEDQILDYVNALCDRLPSPNGESIVECSTLSKMPNVSFTIGGKVFELSPEQYILKVGKGATAQCISGFIALDIAPPRGPLWILGDIFMGRYHTVFDYGNMRVGFAESA, from the exons ATGATGCATTATCAACTTCACATCACTCAAATGGGTTCGAAATATAGTTTCGTTGTGGCGCTTCTCTTGTTCATTTTCCACCCTGTGGTTCTCTCTGGACCTACTAATGGGATGATAAGAATTGGATTGAAAAAGAACAAACTAGATCAAAGCAATGTGCTCAGCCGAAGACATATTGAATCTGGGGGTTTTTATCAGGATTCTTTTGATGACACTAGTATTATTCGGTTGACTAACTATATGGATGCTCAGTATTTTGGTGAGATTGGTATTGGGAATCCTCCTCAGAAATTTACTGTGATATTTGACACTggaagttccaacctttgggttCCTTCCTCTAAGTGTTATTTTTCT GTTGCTTGCTATTTGCACTCAAGATACAAGTCAAGCCAATCTAGCACTTATAATGAAAACG GGACATCAGCTGAAATCCATTATGGGACTGGGCAAATTTCAGGTTTCTTTAGCCAGGACCATGTCCAGCTTGGAGATATGATTGTTCAGAACCAG GATTTTATTGAGGCAACCAGAGAGCCTAGCATCACATTTTTGGCAGCCAAATTTGATGGCATTCTAGGGTTAGGATTTCAAGAGATATCTGTTCAGAGTGCTGCTCCTGTCTG GTATAATATGCTCAATCAACAACTTCTAGCACAACCATTATTTTCATTCTGGTTGAACCGCGATACTGATGGGGAAGAAGGCGGTGAGATTGTATTTGGTGGAGTTGATTCAGATCATTACAAGGGTGAGCACACATATGTTCCAGTTACTCAGAAAGGTTATTGGCAG TTTGAAATGGGAGATGTCCTAATTGATGGCGAAACAACTG GATTATGTGCAGCTGGTTGCTCTGCAATTGCTGATTCTGGAACCTCTTTATTAGCTGGCCCAACG TCTGTCATTGCTCAAATCAATAATGCAATTGGAGCTGCTGGCGTCGTGAGCCAAGAATGCAAGGCAGTGGTAGCACAATATGGAAAAACCATATTGGATAAGATGGTGAATGAG GCTTTGCCACAACAAATCTGCTCTCAAATTGGATTATGTAGTTTTGATGGTGCTCAAGGTGTAAG TAATGACATTCAGAGTGTGGTTTATAAAAACAAAGAGAACAACATATCTGATGGTTTGAATGATGCTGGATGCACTGCTTGTGAGATGGCTGTGGTGTGGATGAAAAATCGGCTACGATTGAATGAGACAGAAGATCAAATCTTAGACTACGTCAACGCG CTCTGTGATCGGCTTCCGAGTCCAAATGGAGAATCAATAGTTGAATGCAGCACTCTATCTAAGATGCCTAATGTTTCATTCACCATTGGAGGCAAAGTGTTTGAACTTTCTCCAGAACAG tACATTCTTAAAGTGGGAAAAGGAGCTACAGCACAGTGCATTAGTGGATTCATAGCTTTAGACATTGCTCCTCCTCGTGGACCTCTATG GATTCTGGGGGACATTTTCATGGGAAGGTATCACACAGTGTTTGATTATGGCAACATGAGAGTTGGATTTGCTGAATCAGCATAG
- the LOC130748871 gene encoding aspartic proteinase A1-like isoform X2 → MIRIGLKKNKLDQSNVLSRRHIESGGFYQDSFDDTSIIRLTNYMDAQYFGEIGIGNPPQKFTVIFDTGSSNLWVPSSKCYFSVACYLHSRYKSSQSSTYNENGTSAEIHYGTGQISGFFSQDHVQLGDMIVQNQDFIEATREPSITFLAAKFDGILGLGFQEISVQSAAPVWYNMLNQQLLAQPLFSFWLNRDTDGEEGGEIVFGGVDSDHYKGEHTYVPVTQKGYWQFEMGDVLIDGETTGLCAAGCSAIADSGTSLLAGPTSVIAQINNAIGAAGVVSQECKAVVAQYGKTILDKMVNEALPQQICSQIGLCSFDGAQGVSNDIQSVVYKNKENNISDGLNDAGCTACEMAVVWMKNRLRLNETEDQILDYVNALCDRLPSPNGESIVECSTLSKMPNVSFTIGGKVFELSPEQYILKVGKGATAQCISGFIALDIAPPRGPLWILGDIFMGRYHTVFDYGNMRVGFAESA, encoded by the exons ATGATAAGAATTGGATTGAAAAAGAACAAACTAGATCAAAGCAATGTGCTCAGCCGAAGACATATTGAATCTGGGGGTTTTTATCAGGATTCTTTTGATGACACTAGTATTATTCGGTTGACTAACTATATGGATGCTCAGTATTTTGGTGAGATTGGTATTGGGAATCCTCCTCAGAAATTTACTGTGATATTTGACACTggaagttccaacctttgggttCCTTCCTCTAAGTGTTATTTTTCT GTTGCTTGCTATTTGCACTCAAGATACAAGTCAAGCCAATCTAGCACTTATAATGAAAACG GGACATCAGCTGAAATCCATTATGGGACTGGGCAAATTTCAGGTTTCTTTAGCCAGGACCATGTCCAGCTTGGAGATATGATTGTTCAGAACCAG GATTTTATTGAGGCAACCAGAGAGCCTAGCATCACATTTTTGGCAGCCAAATTTGATGGCATTCTAGGGTTAGGATTTCAAGAGATATCTGTTCAGAGTGCTGCTCCTGTCTG GTATAATATGCTCAATCAACAACTTCTAGCACAACCATTATTTTCATTCTGGTTGAACCGCGATACTGATGGGGAAGAAGGCGGTGAGATTGTATTTGGTGGAGTTGATTCAGATCATTACAAGGGTGAGCACACATATGTTCCAGTTACTCAGAAAGGTTATTGGCAG TTTGAAATGGGAGATGTCCTAATTGATGGCGAAACAACTG GATTATGTGCAGCTGGTTGCTCTGCAATTGCTGATTCTGGAACCTCTTTATTAGCTGGCCCAACG TCTGTCATTGCTCAAATCAATAATGCAATTGGAGCTGCTGGCGTCGTGAGCCAAGAATGCAAGGCAGTGGTAGCACAATATGGAAAAACCATATTGGATAAGATGGTGAATGAG GCTTTGCCACAACAAATCTGCTCTCAAATTGGATTATGTAGTTTTGATGGTGCTCAAGGTGTAAG TAATGACATTCAGAGTGTGGTTTATAAAAACAAAGAGAACAACATATCTGATGGTTTGAATGATGCTGGATGCACTGCTTGTGAGATGGCTGTGGTGTGGATGAAAAATCGGCTACGATTGAATGAGACAGAAGATCAAATCTTAGACTACGTCAACGCG CTCTGTGATCGGCTTCCGAGTCCAAATGGAGAATCAATAGTTGAATGCAGCACTCTATCTAAGATGCCTAATGTTTCATTCACCATTGGAGGCAAAGTGTTTGAACTTTCTCCAGAACAG tACATTCTTAAAGTGGGAAAAGGAGCTACAGCACAGTGCATTAGTGGATTCATAGCTTTAGACATTGCTCCTCCTCGTGGACCTCTATG GATTCTGGGGGACATTTTCATGGGAAGGTATCACACAGTGTTTGATTATGGCAACATGAGAGTTGGATTTGCTGAATCAGCATAG
- the LOC130748871 gene encoding aspartic proteinase A1-like isoform X3: MDAQYFGEIGIGNPPQKFTVIFDTGSSNLWVPSSKCYFSVACYLHSRYKSSQSSTYNENGTSAEIHYGTGQISGFFSQDHVQLGDMIVQNQDFIEATREPSITFLAAKFDGILGLGFQEISVQSAAPVWYNMLNQQLLAQPLFSFWLNRDTDGEEGGEIVFGGVDSDHYKGEHTYVPVTQKGYWQFEMGDVLIDGETTGLCAAGCSAIADSGTSLLAGPTSVIAQINNAIGAAGVVSQECKAVVAQYGKTILDKMVNEALPQQICSQIGLCSFDGAQGVSNDIQSVVYKNKENNISDGLNDAGCTACEMAVVWMKNRLRLNETEDQILDYVNALCDRLPSPNGESIVECSTLSKMPNVSFTIGGKVFELSPEQYILKVGKGATAQCISGFIALDIAPPRGPLWILGDIFMGRYHTVFDYGNMRVGFAESA; this comes from the exons ATGGATGCTCAGTATTTTGGTGAGATTGGTATTGGGAATCCTCCTCAGAAATTTACTGTGATATTTGACACTggaagttccaacctttgggttCCTTCCTCTAAGTGTTATTTTTCT GTTGCTTGCTATTTGCACTCAAGATACAAGTCAAGCCAATCTAGCACTTATAATGAAAACG GGACATCAGCTGAAATCCATTATGGGACTGGGCAAATTTCAGGTTTCTTTAGCCAGGACCATGTCCAGCTTGGAGATATGATTGTTCAGAACCAG GATTTTATTGAGGCAACCAGAGAGCCTAGCATCACATTTTTGGCAGCCAAATTTGATGGCATTCTAGGGTTAGGATTTCAAGAGATATCTGTTCAGAGTGCTGCTCCTGTCTG GTATAATATGCTCAATCAACAACTTCTAGCACAACCATTATTTTCATTCTGGTTGAACCGCGATACTGATGGGGAAGAAGGCGGTGAGATTGTATTTGGTGGAGTTGATTCAGATCATTACAAGGGTGAGCACACATATGTTCCAGTTACTCAGAAAGGTTATTGGCAG TTTGAAATGGGAGATGTCCTAATTGATGGCGAAACAACTG GATTATGTGCAGCTGGTTGCTCTGCAATTGCTGATTCTGGAACCTCTTTATTAGCTGGCCCAACG TCTGTCATTGCTCAAATCAATAATGCAATTGGAGCTGCTGGCGTCGTGAGCCAAGAATGCAAGGCAGTGGTAGCACAATATGGAAAAACCATATTGGATAAGATGGTGAATGAG GCTTTGCCACAACAAATCTGCTCTCAAATTGGATTATGTAGTTTTGATGGTGCTCAAGGTGTAAG TAATGACATTCAGAGTGTGGTTTATAAAAACAAAGAGAACAACATATCTGATGGTTTGAATGATGCTGGATGCACTGCTTGTGAGATGGCTGTGGTGTGGATGAAAAATCGGCTACGATTGAATGAGACAGAAGATCAAATCTTAGACTACGTCAACGCG CTCTGTGATCGGCTTCCGAGTCCAAATGGAGAATCAATAGTTGAATGCAGCACTCTATCTAAGATGCCTAATGTTTCATTCACCATTGGAGGCAAAGTGTTTGAACTTTCTCCAGAACAG tACATTCTTAAAGTGGGAAAAGGAGCTACAGCACAGTGCATTAGTGGATTCATAGCTTTAGACATTGCTCCTCCTCGTGGACCTCTATG GATTCTGGGGGACATTTTCATGGGAAGGTATCACACAGTGTTTGATTATGGCAACATGAGAGTTGGATTTGCTGAATCAGCATAG
- the LOC130748036 gene encoding mitogen-activated protein kinase kinase kinase 18-like: MAWTRGAIIGRGSSATVYLAASHHSSSISAVKSAPLSQPQSQQLQREQKILSSLSSPHIVTYKGCDITTERNKVYYNLFMEYMPFGTLSQANSRLGEAAIAEYTRQILQGLEYLHSNGVVHCDIKGSNILVGEDEVVKIGDFGCAKFAAESPAAPIAGTPMFMAPEAARGEAQGYACDVWALGCTVVEIATGFAPWTNVEDPVNVLYRVAYSGESPEIPGFLSEQAKDFLGKCFMRNPKERWSCGQLLKHPFLAEFNSDGKQVQESDSPTSILEQRFWNSVEDSDSSEGFFLGNLGQTSSFENENSAADRIRCLAVCSGNPRWAWNGDDENWITTRGNETGVSTRDEVDLDVELEKCIVSGRISGYFCEDYKCRDVVSIVDDNCFNFEKGIAEMLLPSTLDFL; this comes from the coding sequence ATGGCATGGACAAGAGGCGCCATCATAGGACGTGGCTCTTCAGCCACCGTCTACCTCGCCGCCTCTCACCACTCCTCCTCCATCTCCGCCGTGAAGTCAGCTCCGCTGTCACAACCACAGTCACAACAACTCCAGAGAGAACAGAAAATCCTCTCTTCTCTGTCCTCTCCCCACATAGTCACCTACAAAGGTTGCGACATCACAACGGAAAGAAACAAGGTTTACTACAATCTCTTCATGGAGTACATGCCCTTCGGCACCCTCTCTCAGGCGAATAGCCGCCTCGGTGAGGCGGCGATCGCGGAGTACACACGGCAGATTCTTCAGGGGCTGGAGTACTTGCATTCAAACGGGGTGGTGCATTGTGACATTAAAGGTAGCAATATTTTGGTCGGTGAAGATGAAGTTGTTAAAATTGGAGACTTTGGGTGTGCTAAATTCGCCGCAGAGTCTCCGGCGGCGCCGATTGCCGGCACACCGATGTTCATGGCGCCGGAGGCGGCGCGAGGGGAGGCACAGGGGTATGCTTGTGATGTTTGGGCACTTGGGTGCACGGTGGTTGAAATCGCAACCGGGTTCGCGCCGTGGACTAATGTGGAAGACCCTGTCAATGTTCTTTACCGTGTAGCTTACTCCGGCGAGTCGCCGGAGATTCCTGGGTTTCTGTCGGAGCAAGCAAAGGATTTCTTAGGGAAGTGTTTCATGAGGAATCCTAAGGAGAGGTGGAGTTGTGGTCAGCTTCTGAAGCATCCATTTCTTGCAGAATTCAATTCAGATGGTAAGCAAGTTCAGGAATCTGATTCTCCAACCAGCATTCTTGAGCAACGATTTTGGAATTCTGTGGAAGATTCAGATTCATCAGAAGGTTTCTTCTTAGGCAATTTGGGTCAGACAAGTAGTTTTGAGAATGAGAATTCGGCTGCTGATAGGATCAGATGTCTTGCTGTGTGTTCTGGGAATCCAAGATGGGCATGGAATGGTGATGATGAGAATTGGATCACAACTAGAGGGAATGAAACAGGTGTTTCAACTAGGGATGAagttgatttggatgttgaattGGAGAAATGCATTGTTAGTGGTAGAATTAGTGGTTATTTTTGTGAGGATTATAAGTGTAGGGATGTTGTTAGTATTGTAGATGATAATTGTTTCAATTTTGAGAAGGGCATTGCTGAGATGCTGCTTCCTTCAACATTGGATTTTTTATGA